In Dolichospermum flos-aquae CCAP 1403/13F, the following proteins share a genomic window:
- a CDS encoding FG-GAP repeat domain-containing protein yields the protein MPDQLSLDTRNYGLQAQNKIEQASPLEDLNTSSFSVRSSSVSALADPLVPTNPLPTLPIGGSANPNPNPYLTSAALVPDFNGDGKTDKLWVNAQTGEILVRLMNGTQVLEQASLGKYDLNTWDYKTADFNSDNKTDFLLRNKATGENVIVLMNGAKVSSFLALDRVDPGFTASIGDFNGDRKTDIFWNNATTGENAIWQMDGTKVVSANVLETTTPGLTATIVDFDGNGKSDIFWRNPTTGANTAWFMDGSQATKYDLQSQDASWTSTLGDFNGDFKTDVLWRNTATGENKIWTMNGVFVTEGVVSTLGTDWTARIGDFNGDGKTDIFWHNAASGANTAWLMDGTTVSSEAFLPSNTPGLTASLGDFNGDGKTDIYWRDQQTSADKIWTMNGTLATETPVSDADKLTPEWYTG from the coding sequence ATGCCTGATCAATTATCTTTAGATACAAGAAATTACGGTTTACAAGCTCAAAATAAAATCGAGCAAGCATCACCTCTTGAAGATTTAAATACTTCATCTTTTAGCGTTAGAAGTTCTTCTGTTTCTGCATTAGCCGATCCATTAGTTCCAACAAATCCATTACCTACATTGCCAATTGGAGGCAGTGCTAACCCCAATCCTAATCCTTATTTAACCAGCGCAGCCCTTGTTCCTGATTTTAATGGTGATGGTAAAACAGATAAACTTTGGGTAAATGCTCAAACTGGTGAAATTTTAGTTCGCTTGATGAACGGAACACAAGTTTTAGAACAAGCTTCTTTGGGTAAATATGACTTAAATACCTGGGACTATAAAACTGCTGATTTTAATAGCGATAATAAGACTGATTTCTTATTACGCAATAAAGCAACTGGTGAAAATGTAATTGTGCTAATGAATGGTGCAAAAGTCTCTAGTTTCCTAGCTTTAGATCGAGTTGATCCAGGTTTTACTGCTAGTATTGGCGATTTCAATGGCGATCGCAAAACTGACATTTTCTGGAATAATGCCACTACTGGTGAAAATGCTATTTGGCAAATGGATGGCACAAAAGTAGTTAGTGCAAATGTCCTAGAAACTACAACTCCAGGATTGACTGCAACCATTGTTGATTTTGATGGTAATGGTAAGAGTGACATCTTCTGGCGCAATCCTACCACAGGTGCAAATACCGCTTGGTTTATGGATGGCAGCCAAGCCACCAAGTATGATCTTCAATCTCAAGATGCTTCTTGGACTTCTACTCTTGGTGATTTTAACGGCGACTTCAAAACTGATGTTTTATGGCGCAATACCGCTACAGGCGAGAATAAGATTTGGACAATGAATGGCGTTTTTGTGACTGAAGGTGTTGTTAGCACATTGGGTACAGATTGGACTGCAAGAATTGGCGATTTCAATGGCGACGGTAAAACTGATATCTTCTGGCACAATGCGGCTAGTGGGGCAAATACTGCTTGGCTGATGGATGGTACAACGGTAAGTTCTGAAGCTTTCTTACCTAGCAATACTCCTGGTTTGACAGCATCTTTAGGTGATTTCAATGGTGATGGTAAGACTGATATTTACTGGAGAGATCAACAAACATCCGCTGATAAAATTTGGACTATGAATGGAACTTTAGCGACTGAAACTCCTGTTTCTGATGCAGATAAGCTGACTCCAGAATGGTATACAGGTTGA
- a CDS encoding MBL fold metallo-hydrolase — protein MKRRQLIGYAGAGLVTAVVTNLVDPVPVNAQSSGVSIQWLGHTCFLLTNGNVKILINPFSNLGCTAKYRPPNVPSDLVLISSQLLDEGAIDKIPGNPKLVYQPGVYEFRGVKFQGITTDHDRNSGKRFGKNIAWKLNQGGINLLHLGGSAAPITLEQKILMGRPDVLFIPVGGSAKAYNPEEAKDAIAVLNPKLVIPTHYRTQAADAKECDITPVDDFLTLMQGINVRRSNNDSVAINSKILPENTEIQVLTYKF, from the coding sequence ATGAAACGACGACAATTGATAGGCTACGCTGGGGCGGGTTTAGTGACGGCTGTAGTTACTAATTTGGTTGATCCAGTTCCAGTAAATGCTCAATCTAGTGGTGTATCAATTCAGTGGTTAGGACATACTTGCTTTTTATTAACCAATGGTAATGTCAAAATTCTCATCAATCCCTTTAGTAATTTGGGCTGTACAGCTAAATATCGTCCCCCAAATGTTCCATCAGATTTGGTATTAATTAGTAGTCAATTGTTAGATGAAGGGGCAATAGACAAAATACCAGGAAATCCTAAATTAGTTTATCAGCCCGGTGTTTATGAGTTTCGCGGCGTTAAGTTTCAGGGAATTACCACAGACCATGATCGTAACAGTGGAAAACGATTTGGGAAAAATATAGCTTGGAAATTGAACCAAGGGGGAATTAATCTGCTGCACTTAGGGGGTTCTGCTGCACCGATTACTCTAGAACAAAAAATCCTCATGGGTCGCCCCGACGTGCTATTTATACCCGTAGGAGGCAGTGCTAAAGCTTATAATCCCGAAGAAGCAAAGGACGCTATTGCAGTATTAAATCCTAAGTTAGTCATTCCCACCCATTACCGCACTCAAGCCGCTGATGCTAAAGAGTGTGATATTACCCCAGTAGATGATTTTCTGACTTTGATGCAGGGTATTAATGTTCGCCGGAGTAATAATGATTCTGTAGCGATTAATTCTAAGATTTTGCCGGAAAATACGGAAATTCAGGTTTTGACTTATAAGTTTTGA